A DNA window from Rubripirellula tenax contains the following coding sequences:
- the rrtA gene encoding rhombosortase, with protein MKTPTTWIIAASALIAFAFPSIATSCQVDFDLIGDGQWWRVLTGHFTHFDGSHLFWDLLMFVALGVACERKHRRLFPIAMAVMAAGITASIGYWCDSIGIYRGLSGIDTGLFVWFVIDQCRASWSANEKKTAAMWLIPAIGLVGKSIYEATTGQTMFVDSSTFTPLVESHLAGAAIGAGVSTIAAIISGFQAGTPTYQRTLRSAC; from the coding sequence ATGAAGACTCCTACCACGTGGATCATCGCCGCTTCCGCCCTGATCGCGTTCGCATTTCCGTCGATTGCGACGTCGTGCCAGGTCGATTTTGACTTGATAGGCGATGGACAATGGTGGCGAGTTTTGACGGGACACTTCACCCATTTCGACGGGTCTCATTTGTTCTGGGACCTGTTGATGTTTGTCGCGCTGGGAGTGGCGTGCGAGCGCAAGCATCGCAGACTGTTTCCGATTGCGATGGCGGTGATGGCAGCGGGGATCACCGCGTCGATCGGATATTGGTGCGACAGCATCGGCATCTACCGCGGACTCAGCGGCATCGATACCGGATTGTTCGTATGGTTTGTGATCGACCAATGCCGCGCCAGTTGGTCGGCGAACGAAAAGAAGACGGCCGCGATGTGGTTGATTCCCGCGATCGGATTGGTCGGCAAATCGATCTATGAAGCGACCACCGGACAAACGATGTTCGTCGATTCGTCCACGTTCACACCGCTGGTCGAATCGCACTTGGCCGGTGCCGCAATCGGCGCCGGCGTCAGCACAATAGCGGCGATCATTTCAGGTTTTCAAGCAGGAACGCCCACTTATCAGCGTACTCTTCGATCTGCTTGCTGA